The Pseudomonas wenzhouensis genome has a segment encoding these proteins:
- the pstB gene encoding phosphate ABC transporter ATP-binding protein PstB: MQHETHTHGIDLAALGRDKQSLSLANETTAIAVPGLNLYYGQKQALFDVKMDIPKQRVTAFIGPSGCGKSTLLRTFNRMNDLVDGCRVEGEINIDGRNIYRKGEDVAELRRRVGMVFQKPNPFPKSIYENVVYGLRIQGINSKRVLDEAVEWALKSAALWDEVKDRLHESALGLSGGQQQRLVIARTVAVQPEVLLLDEPCSALDPISTLKVEELIYELKSKYTIVIVTHNMQQAARVSDYTAFMYMGKLIEFGDTDTLFTNPAKKQTEDYITGRYG, encoded by the coding sequence ATGCAACACGAAACCCATACCCACGGTATCGATCTGGCCGCCCTTGGCCGTGACAAGCAGAGCCTGAGCCTGGCCAACGAGACCACGGCCATCGCCGTACCGGGTCTGAACCTGTACTACGGTCAGAAACAGGCGCTGTTCGACGTCAAGATGGATATCCCCAAGCAGCGCGTGACCGCCTTCATCGGCCCGTCCGGCTGCGGCAAGTCGACCCTGCTGCGTACCTTCAACCGCATGAATGACCTGGTCGACGGTTGTCGCGTGGAAGGCGAGATCAACATCGACGGGCGCAACATCTACCGCAAGGGCGAGGACGTGGCCGAGCTGCGTCGCCGCGTCGGCATGGTGTTCCAGAAGCCCAACCCGTTCCCCAAGAGCATCTACGAGAACGTGGTGTACGGCCTGCGTATCCAGGGCATCAACAGCAAGCGCGTGCTCGATGAGGCGGTGGAGTGGGCGCTGAAGAGCGCGGCACTGTGGGATGAGGTCAAGGACCGCCTGCACGAATCGGCGCTGGGTCTGTCCGGCGGTCAGCAGCAGCGTCTGGTGATCGCCCGTACCGTGGCCGTGCAGCCGGAAGTGCTGCTGCTCGACGAGCCTTGCTCGGCCCTTGACCCGATCTCCACGCTGAAGGTCGAAGAGCTGATCTACGAGCTCAAGAGCAAGTACACCATCGTCATCGTCACCCACAACATGCAGCAGGCGGCGCGCGTTTCCGACTACACCGCGTTCATGTACATGGGCAAGCTGATCGAGTTCGGCGACACCGACACGCTGTTCACCAACCCGGCTAAGAAGCAGACGGAAGACTACATCACCGGTCGCTATGGTTGA
- the phoU gene encoding phosphate signaling complex protein PhoU — translation MMNKDNLTQHISQQFNAELEEVRSHLLAMGGLVEKQVNDAVTALIEADSGLAQQVREIDDQINQMERNIDEECVRILARRQPAASDLRLIISISKSVIDLERIGDESTKIAKRAIMLSEEGESPKGYVEVRHIGDQVRKMVQEALDAFARFDADLALSVAQYDKTVDREYKTALRELVTYMMEDPRSISRVLNVIWVLRSLERIGDHARNIAELVIYLVRGTDVRHIGLARMREEVEGKSAD, via the coding sequence ATGATGAACAAAGACAACCTTACCCAGCACATCTCCCAGCAGTTCAACGCCGAGCTGGAGGAAGTGCGTAGCCACCTGCTGGCCATGGGCGGCCTGGTGGAAAAGCAGGTCAACGACGCCGTTACCGCGCTGATCGAGGCCGACTCCGGCCTGGCCCAGCAGGTGCGTGAGATCGATGACCAGATCAACCAGATGGAGCGCAACATCGACGAGGAGTGCGTGCGCATTCTCGCCCGTCGCCAGCCGGCGGCCTCCGACCTGCGTCTGATCATCAGCATCTCCAAGTCGGTGATCGACCTCGAGCGCATCGGTGACGAGTCGACCAAGATTGCCAAGCGCGCGATTATGCTCTCGGAAGAGGGTGAGTCGCCCAAGGGTTACGTCGAAGTGCGTCATATCGGTGATCAGGTACGCAAGATGGTGCAGGAAGCGCTGGACGCCTTCGCCCGTTTCGATGCCGACCTGGCCCTGTCGGTGGCGCAATACGACAAGACCGTCGACCGCGAATACAAGACCGCACTGCGCGAGCTGGTCACCTACATGATGGAAGATCCACGTTCGATCTCCCGCGTGCTCAACGTGATCTGGGTGCTGCGCTCGCTGGAGCGCATCGGCGATCATGCGCGCAACATCGCCGAACTGGTGATCTACCTGGTGCGTGGCACCGATGTCCGCCATATCGGCCTTGCCCGCATGCGTGAAGAAGTCGAGGGCAAGTCGGCAGACTGA
- a CDS encoding response regulator: protein MSKVSVLVVDDATFIRDLVKKGLRDHFPGVQIEEAVNGRKAQQMLSRQAVDLILCDWEMPELSGLELLSWCREQDTLKTTPFIMVTSRGDKENVVQAIQAGVSDFIGKPFSNEQLVTKVKKALQRAGKLQALMSSAPPKMLSSGSFANDSLAALTGGKAEVVKPVAAPVAAATFAKPAAAPAKAPPSGRGQGQLRLPDGTMACVIKALSLKEALLVVKRTEQLPQVLESAVLDLEQGEAAETARLNGYLHAVAAFEPKPDSEWLQLTFRFVDRDPQKLDYLSRLIARGTAQKHFSPGA from the coding sequence ATGAGCAAAGTCAGTGTGCTGGTGGTGGATGACGCGACCTTCATTCGTGATCTGGTCAAGAAAGGGCTGCGTGATCACTTCCCCGGCGTACAGATCGAGGAAGCGGTCAACGGCCGCAAGGCGCAGCAGATGTTGAGCCGCCAGGCGGTCGACCTGATTCTTTGCGACTGGGAAATGCCGGAGCTGTCCGGCCTCGAGTTACTGAGCTGGTGCCGTGAACAGGACACGCTGAAAACCACGCCCTTCATCATGGTCACCAGCCGTGGTGACAAGGAAAACGTGGTGCAGGCCATTCAGGCGGGGGTTTCCGACTTCATCGGCAAGCCCTTCTCCAACGAGCAACTGGTGACCAAGGTCAAGAAGGCACTGCAACGCGCCGGCAAGCTGCAGGCGCTGATGTCCAGTGCGCCGCCGAAGATGCTCAGCAGCGGTAGTTTTGCCAACGACTCGCTGGCCGCCCTTACCGGCGGCAAGGCTGAAGTGGTCAAACCTGTGGCAGCGCCTGTCGCTGCTGCGACGTTCGCCAAACCCGCCGCTGCACCTGCTAAAGCCCCGCCCAGCGGCCGTGGCCAGGGCCAGTTACGTCTGCCAGACGGCACCATGGCCTGCGTGATCAAGGCGCTTAGCCTCAAGGAAGCGTTGCTGGTGGTCAAGCGCACCGAACAGCTGCCGCAGGTGCTGGAGAGCGCCGTGCTCGATCTGGAGCAGGGTGAGGCGGCGGAAACCGCACGTCTCAATGGTTACCTGCATGCCGTGGCAGCGTTCGAACCCAAGCCCGACAGTGAATGGCTGCAACTGACCTTCCGCTTCGTCGACCGTGACCCGCAGAAGCTCGATTACCTGTCGCGTCTGATTGCGCGCGGCACCGCGCAGAAACATTTCAGCCCCGGCGCCTGA